In a single window of the Candidatus Kaiserbacteria bacterium genome:
- a CDS encoding ABC transporter ATP-binding protein — protein sequence MISAFGIHKYFIEADTSLHVIKNVSLSVRENEFIAIMGKSGAGKSTLMYQLSALDKPSEGSITVAGTDILALNEDELTIFRLNTLGYVFQDYALILDLTAFENVILPLLMRNMKWDEAENLAHTALERVGLETRYTHLPNKMSGGEQQRVAIARAIAGRPKILFADEPTANLDSVSGRRIIDLLAEINQSGQTVVMVTHEAEYTDKCNRIIFLEDGVITHEDVRDTTPEYRV from the coding sequence ATGATTTCGGCCTTCGGTATACACAAATATTTTATAGAAGCGGATACGTCACTCCATGTTATCAAAAATGTGTCACTTTCTGTTCGAGAGAATGAGTTCATTGCAATCATGGGTAAATCGGGGGCTGGTAAATCTACGCTTATGTACCAACTATCAGCCCTCGATAAACCGAGTGAAGGAAGTATTACTGTTGCAGGAACCGATATTCTTGCACTGAATGAAGATGAACTTACTATCTTCAGACTCAACACGTTGGGCTATGTTTTCCAAGATTACGCACTCATTCTCGATCTCACTGCATTTGAAAATGTCATACTCCCACTCCTTATGCGCAATATGAAATGGGATGAAGCAGAGAATTTGGCTCATACTGCTCTTGAACGCGTAGGGCTTGAGACGAGGTACACACATCTTCCCAACAAAATGTCTGGTGGCGAACAGCAACGTGTTGCAATTGCTCGCGCAATAGCAGGAAGGCCAAAAATTCTGTTTGCAGATGAACCAACCGCAAACCTTGACAGTGTCTCAGGTCGCAGAATCATTGATCTTCTTGCTGAAATAAATCAAAGTGGACAAACCGTTGTTATGGTTACCCATGAAGCAGAGTACACCGATAAGTGCAATAGGATTATCTTTCTCGAGGATGGTGTTATTACCCATGAGGATGTGCGTGATACAACACCAGAGTACAGAGTTTGA
- a CDS encoding SDR family oxidoreductase, which translates to MHTIFITGATGNLGSRTLVEFLLNTDARCVVLVYAPNLSDAEEQIRKVLSFWNVEWDVVHDRLTVLCGDTTQKMLGLDSSIFDSLSHTVTHIIHCAAYFKLDMSLEDARRSIVEATENVAMLGIEATKNQVFKHFTYISSLDAVGMQEGTIYETFFDISQLRFLNTYQQAKAEAESYLHSLFLTKQFPITVVRPSMLVGDAQTGKIINPQSLYHIIQDMFLKPPSILLPGRNFRIDPMPINFLAHGMRHMYDAPETCGRVYHFVAGSNHNITIPKFIDLLQTIYYEQLGIRIKKPIFIAPLLPYIFMTILYTFLWGEPKRKVKEQRDMIRYFFLNAKPDNAQMKAFMESRGVEIPNITEYLPTLCAYIIQTQKLPVSLYKTPKT; encoded by the coding sequence ATGCACACTATTTTTATTACAGGAGCAACAGGTAATCTTGGCTCCAGAACACTTGTTGAATTTCTTCTCAATACTGATGCAAGATGTGTAGTACTCGTATACGCCCCTAACCTGTCAGACGCTGAAGAACAAATACGAAAGGTGCTCTCTTTCTGGAATGTTGAGTGGGACGTGGTCCACGATAGACTTACGGTACTTTGTGGTGATACTACACAAAAAATGCTTGGCCTAGATTCATCTATATTTGACTCACTTTCCCACACCGTGACACACATCATTCATTGTGCGGCATATTTTAAACTTGATATGAGCCTTGAAGACGCACGACGTTCGATTGTGGAAGCGACAGAAAATGTAGCCATGCTCGGTATTGAAGCAACCAAAAATCAAGTATTTAAACACTTCACATATATTAGTTCTCTCGATGCAGTAGGAATGCAGGAAGGTACCATATATGAAACCTTTTTTGATATATCACAGCTACGTTTTTTAAACACATACCAACAAGCAAAGGCTGAGGCTGAGTCGTACCTTCACTCACTTTTTCTCACCAAACAGTTCCCTATCACTGTCGTACGCCCAAGTATGCTTGTCGGAGATGCTCAAACAGGAAAAATAATCAATCCACAATCTCTCTATCACATTATTCAAGATATGTTTCTTAAGCCGCCCTCGATACTATTACCAGGAAGAAACTTTAGAATAGATCCGATGCCAATAAATTTTCTCGCACACGGCATGCGACACATGTATGATGCACCTGAAACGTGTGGTCGCGTATACCACTTCGTAGCGGGGAGCAATCATAATATAACCATACCAAAATTCATTGATTTGCTTCAAACAATTTATTATGAGCAGCTTGGTATACGAATTAAAAAACCTATATTTATAGCTCCACTACTTCCATACATATTCATGACAATACTCTATACCTTTTTGTGGGGAGAACCAAAAAGAAAAGTTAAGGAACAACGAGATATGATTCGCTATTTCTTCCTTAATGCCAAACCAGACAATGCACAAATGAAAGCTTTTATGGAATCGAGAGGAGTAGAAATTCCAAATATTACAGAGTACCTTCCAACATTATGTGCATATATAATACAAACACAAAAACTTCCTGTATCGCTCTACAAAACCCCAAAAACGTAA
- a CDS encoding efflux RND transporter periplasmic adaptor subunit — MKILFTRYFVLYTLFTLGVILIGAFFYMKSHESNKEIRPTERVSHANISVFVKASGKMDALNIAKLGFPVSGTIQHIFFREGDVVKEGDIIASLTQDSIIASYESAKETLAYYEYTKDDIAAGTQDVDKQIAKTNVAIADAELARVTKEYDAIVKNARARLLSEGLTAIPEKSTNDDIPPIISGNYICDTEGGYTLKVFSSQSASGYSYVLTGLESGTYTAYTAVATPLGMCGLTIQFDDNDRYRNTTWTISLPNTRSPEYLNLKNAYDLAVTERTNAIERATQALTLAQNTESSVIAPARQGLLGGAQANIAAARADVARFEAEIRDYTIRAPFAGTITENTLRVGEVVHPARSISLMENGRYEFKARIPEVDVAKIQLGNQADVTFDALPETPLRGTIAYISPYAEQVEGVAYYDTKITFETAPDWLRAGLNADVRIITKEKQQALTLPERFIERKNGKNFVYRENETTPTQITTGLVGTNGLVEIIDLPLGTQVTAP, encoded by the coding sequence ATGAAGATACTCTTCACGCGTTATTTTGTGTTGTATACGCTTTTCACCCTTGGGGTAATTCTCATTGGTGCATTTTTCTACATGAAAAGTCATGAGTCGAATAAAGAAATCCGGCCAACTGAGCGTGTATCACACGCAAATATCTCAGTGTTCGTAAAAGCATCTGGAAAGATGGATGCGCTTAATATAGCAAAACTCGGCTTCCCTGTTTCCGGCACCATACAGCACATCTTTTTTCGAGAGGGGGACGTTGTGAAAGAGGGAGATATTATTGCATCACTTACCCAGGATTCCATCATTGCATCATACGAATCCGCAAAGGAAACACTTGCGTATTATGAGTATACAAAAGATGATATTGCTGCGGGGACACAAGACGTTGACAAGCAAATAGCAAAAACAAACGTTGCGATAGCAGATGCAGAACTCGCACGAGTCACTAAGGAATACGATGCTATTGTAAAAAATGCACGCGCAAGACTTCTTTCAGAGGGACTCACCGCCATTCCTGAAAAAAGCACAAATGATGACATTCCCCCAATCATTTCAGGGAACTATATCTGTGATACAGAAGGGGGGTACACGCTTAAAGTATTCAGTTCTCAATCTGCGAGTGGTTATTCATATGTTCTCACCGGTCTCGAGAGTGGTACGTACACAGCGTACACTGCTGTTGCTACACCGCTCGGCATGTGCGGGCTCACTATTCAATTCGATGATAATGATAGGTATCGCAATACCACATGGACTATTAGCCTTCCCAACACACGAAGCCCAGAGTACCTAAATCTAAAAAATGCATATGATCTTGCAGTCACCGAGCGTACAAACGCAATCGAGCGCGCAACACAAGCGCTCACTCTTGCGCAGAATACGGAGTCGAGTGTAATAGCACCTGCACGACAAGGGTTACTGGGGGGTGCTCAGGCAAATATAGCAGCCGCGCGAGCAGATGTTGCCCGATTTGAAGCAGAGATACGCGACTACACCATTCGGGCTCCCTTTGCGGGTACTATTACCGAAAATACACTTCGAGTGGGCGAGGTAGTACACCCCGCTCGTTCTATTTCGCTCATGGAAAATGGTCGTTACGAGTTCAAGGCACGTATTCCTGAAGTTGATGTTGCTAAGATACAACTTGGTAATCAAGCAGACGTCACCTTTGATGCGCTCCCCGAAACACCACTTCGAGGAACTATTGCCTACATCTCACCCTACGCAGAGCAAGTAGAAGGTGTTGCATATTATGATACAAAAATTACATTTGAAACTGCTCCTGATTGGCTCCGCGCAGGTCTCAATGCCGATGTTCGTATCATCACCAAAGAAAAACAACAAGCGCTCACTCTCCCAGAACGATTTATAGAACGCAAAAATGGAAAAAACTTTGTATATAGAGAAAATGAAACCACCCCGACACAAATTACGACCGGCCTTGTGGGTACAAATGGTCTTGTCGAGATTATTGATCTTCCACTCGGAACTCAAGTAACTGCACCATAG
- a CDS encoding ThiF family adenylyltransferase, giving the protein MHDTSFNYYEAFSRNIGLLTQKEQEVLRKKTIAIAGMGGVGGVHLISLVRQGFEHFKIADLDIFEEKNMNRQYGARMDTLGQSKVEVMREEAHKINPECTIEVFEEGVTVDNIDTFLAQADLLVDSLDAFAIDARRMSIMKAHTLNIPVISAGPIGFGTAFFIFMPNSPSFDEYFAIHDGMTEKDMTVRFFIGLIPKLLQRSYMKNTNLDEKRGPSSIGAVNLCAGVVTVNAVKILLNKGTVHAVPYYHQFDLMHDRYVRGKLRFGNRGPIQRLKILLFPLLEKKQR; this is encoded by the coding sequence ATGCATGATACCTCATTTAATTATTATGAAGCATTTTCCCGTAACATCGGTCTATTGACCCAAAAAGAGCAAGAAGTACTTCGCAAAAAAACTATCGCAATCGCCGGAATGGGTGGTGTTGGGGGAGTGCACCTTATATCACTCGTTCGTCAAGGATTTGAGCATTTCAAAATTGCAGACCTTGATATTTTTGAAGAGAAAAATATGAATCGCCAGTACGGTGCGCGCATGGATACCCTCGGACAAAGCAAAGTGGAAGTTATGAGAGAAGAAGCACATAAAATAAACCCTGAGTGTACCATTGAAGTTTTTGAAGAGGGAGTGACAGTAGACAATATTGACACATTTCTTGCACAAGCAGACCTTCTCGTTGACTCACTCGATGCCTTTGCTATCGATGCGCGTAGAATGAGTATTATGAAAGCACATACATTAAATATTCCTGTTATATCAGCAGGTCCTATTGGTTTTGGTACTGCATTTTTTATTTTCATGCCAAACAGTCCTTCATTTGACGAGTATTTTGCAATACATGACGGCATGACAGAAAAAGATATGACGGTGCGTTTTTTCATTGGACTTATACCCAAGTTGCTTCAGCGGAGCTACATGAAAAATACAAATCTCGATGAGAAACGAGGGCCATCATCTATTGGGGCTGTTAATCTATGTGCGGGGGTAGTGACCGTGAATGCTGTTAAAATACTGCTCAATAAGGGAACGGTTCATGCGGTCCCCTACTACCATCAATTTGATCTTATGCACGACAGATACGTACGAGGCAAACTTCGATTTGGTAATCGAGGTCCGATTCAAAGGCTCAAAATACTTTTGTTCCCTCTTCTTGAAAAAAAACAACGATAA
- a CDS encoding aldehyde dehydrogenase family protein: MEIHQILEKQRAYFQSGITKDISFREHSLRELRRSLRLHEDKIIDALYHDLKKSEFEVVQGELFPVFSEIAYTLKHIRTWSKSRKANHPAFFPFSRGTVDVVPHGTSLIFSPYNHPISTSFTPLVSALAGGNCVILKPSELVTHSAHVIESIIKEVFSDEYVAVVQGPAEISQGLLTLDVNHIFFTGSSAVGKSIMRTAADKLIPVTLQLGGKCPGIIDKNVPIETTARRIAWGKYWNAGQSCNTVDHLYVHASIKKRFIQALITSIEEFYTTDPQQSPDYGRIVNERHVDRISRYLSEGTVVYGGVVDRRDHYIAPTIMDTIHTDATVLREEIFGPVLPIFEFEDIADVVKSINSKPKVLAVYIFSNCKETTRSVMRNTDSGTACINDLMIQSTSSDMPIGGVGESGFGRLHGKNCFDAFTHTRSVLKNVAFDTPLRFPPYNTKMLLPFLKKLL, encoded by the coding sequence ATGGAGATTCATCAAATTCTCGAAAAGCAACGAGCATATTTTCAGTCCGGCATAACAAAGGATATTAGTTTTCGTGAACACTCTCTTCGTGAACTGAGGCGCTCACTCAGACTCCATGAGGATAAAATCATTGACGCTCTCTATCATGATTTAAAAAAATCTGAATTTGAAGTCGTTCAAGGCGAGCTTTTCCCCGTATTCTCTGAAATTGCATACACATTAAAACATATACGTACATGGTCAAAATCACGTAAAGCGAACCACCCTGCTTTTTTCCCTTTCAGCCGAGGGACTGTTGACGTAGTACCACACGGCACATCACTTATTTTTTCTCCATACAACCACCCCATTAGTACAAGTTTCACTCCGCTGGTGAGTGCTCTCGCAGGAGGTAATTGTGTCATTCTAAAACCATCTGAACTCGTCACACACTCCGCACATGTCATAGAGAGTATTATTAAAGAAGTGTTCTCAGATGAATATGTCGCTGTGGTACAAGGGCCTGCAGAAATCTCTCAAGGTTTACTCACGCTCGACGTCAATCATATTTTTTTTACGGGGAGTAGTGCAGTTGGTAAATCAATTATGCGTACCGCAGCAGATAAGCTTATTCCGGTCACTCTCCAGCTTGGTGGCAAATGCCCAGGCATCATAGATAAAAATGTCCCCATAGAGACTACTGCACGTCGCATTGCATGGGGGAAATATTGGAATGCAGGTCAGTCATGCAACACCGTTGACCACCTGTACGTTCACGCATCAATAAAGAAACGTTTTATTCAAGCGCTCATAACATCTATTGAGGAATTCTATACAACAGATCCACAGCAAAGTCCTGATTACGGCAGAATTGTGAATGAACGTCATGTTGATAGGATTTCTCGGTATCTGAGTGAAGGAACTGTCGTCTATGGCGGAGTGGTTGACCGTAGAGACCACTACATCGCCCCTACTATTATGGATACCATACATACGGACGCCACTGTGCTCCGTGAAGAAATTTTTGGACCTGTTCTTCCTATTTTTGAATTTGAAGATATTGCTGATGTAGTGAAATCTATCAATAGCAAACCAAAGGTCTTGGCAGTATACATATTTTCAAATTGTAAAGAGACAACTCGCTCTGTGATGCGAAATACCGATTCGGGAACCGCCTGTATCAATGACCTCATGATACAATCAACTTCCTCTGATATGCCGATAGGCGGTGTTGGAGAAAGTGGTTTTGGACGACTTCATGGTAAAAATTGTTTTGATGCATTTACCCACACACGAAGTGTTCTCAAAAATGTCGCATTCGACACCCCCCTTAGATTCCCACCATACAATACGAAAATGCTCCTACCCTTCTTGAAAAAATTGTTATAA
- a CDS encoding ABC transporter ATP-binding protein — protein MTHVLKGITLDVHEGDFIAIMGKSGAGKSTLMYQLSVLDRPTEGTLTIDGVTVSELTEHEQTLFRLNTLGYVFQDYALVPDLSAGENIVVPLLMKDQSWEEAKMHAEEALIAVGLSDKYNNLPAQLSGGEQQRVAIARTIAGNPKIIFADEPTANLDSISGNAIIDLLGDLNCKGQTIVMVTHEEEYVKYCNRLVYMEDGVVVKEEQNKNRCTIA, from the coding sequence ATGACCCACGTGCTCAAAGGCATTACACTCGACGTTCACGAAGGTGACTTCATTGCTATCATGGGAAAATCAGGCGCAGGTAAATCGACACTCATGTACCAACTCTCTGTCCTCGACCGCCCCACTGAAGGCACGCTCACCATTGATGGTGTCACGGTGAGTGAACTCACCGAACACGAGCAAACACTCTTTCGCCTCAATACCCTTGGCTACGTCTTTCAGGACTATGCCCTTGTACCTGATTTAAGCGCAGGAGAGAATATAGTCGTCCCCCTCCTTATGAAAGACCAGTCGTGGGAAGAAGCAAAAATGCATGCGGAGGAAGCACTTATTGCGGTTGGGCTTTCCGATAAATACAACAACCTTCCTGCACAACTCTCTGGTGGTGAACAACAGCGTGTAGCGATTGCGCGCACCATTGCCGGTAATCCAAAGATTATTTTTGCCGATGAACCAACGGCCAATCTTGATAGTATCTCAGGAAATGCCATCATCGACCTCCTTGGCGACCTCAATTGCAAGGGTCAAACGATTGTTATGGTGACGCACGAAGAAGAGTACGTAAAATACTGCAATCGACTCGTGTACATGGAAGATGGTGTTGTGGTGAAAGAGGAACAAAATAAAAATAGATGCACTATTGCGTAA
- a CDS encoding ABC transporter permease: MRSLRIGLLLGFRQIQRASTWTTMLIIFVMMFTFLNLIALSGILVGIIVGAERAVRESSVGDIVITPLVGEAAILNTPNIIRELATYPELESYSARLKGSALLEANFKERRDLSNERDTAQIILTGIDPIHEDAMTHLSDYVVEGEYLNPDEEGYILVGVYYIKEYAQKFGDVFDSVSNVHPGDTVRISLNGVSKEMKVKGLINSKVDEISLNTYIPEREFRRLFGKLDQNADQIVIRLDSPSQNVTVKNALVAGGIEQYAKIQTFEESLPKFLIDMKDTFNILGAFTGSIGIVVASITIFIIIFINALSRRRYIGILKGIGVSERAIEIAYVLQAAFYALVGSLIGALVTYGFLVPYFDNNPIQFPFSDGVLVADPLSTFYKFLTLFIITLIAGFLPAWLITRQNTLNSILGRK; the protein is encoded by the coding sequence ATGCGCAGTCTTCGTATCGGATTACTTCTCGGCTTCAGGCAAATTCAACGTGCAAGCACGTGGACAACGATGCTCATTATCTTTGTGATGATGTTTACTTTTCTGAATCTCATTGCGCTTTCGGGAATCTTGGTAGGAATTATTGTGGGTGCCGAACGCGCCGTACGTGAGAGCTCTGTGGGTGACATTGTGATCACCCCGCTCGTCGGTGAAGCAGCAATCCTCAATACTCCGAATATCATTCGCGAACTCGCTACATATCCAGAATTGGAGTCATACTCAGCGAGACTCAAAGGAAGTGCACTTCTTGAAGCTAATTTTAAAGAACGTCGTGACTTGAGTAACGAACGCGACACCGCGCAAATTATCCTTACCGGTATAGATCCCATTCATGAAGATGCAATGACCCACTTAAGTGACTATGTGGTTGAAGGTGAGTATCTCAATCCCGATGAAGAAGGCTACATACTCGTCGGAGTGTATTACATCAAGGAGTACGCTCAAAAATTTGGTGATGTATTTGATAGTGTGTCTAATGTGCATCCTGGGGACACGGTGCGTATTTCTCTGAATGGCGTTTCAAAAGAAATGAAAGTGAAAGGCCTCATCAATTCAAAAGTAGATGAAATCAGTCTCAACACATACATTCCCGAGCGTGAGTTTAGACGTCTTTTTGGCAAACTCGACCAAAACGCGGACCAGATTGTGATACGTCTTGATTCACCATCCCAAAATGTGACAGTCAAAAATGCTTTGGTTGCTGGTGGTATTGAACAGTATGCAAAAATTCAAACGTTTGAAGAAAGTTTGCCGAAGTTCCTCATCGACATGAAAGATACCTTTAATATTCTCGGTGCATTCACAGGCTCGATAGGCATTGTCGTCGCTTCAATTACCATTTTTATTATTATCTTTATCAACGCGCTTTCGCGACGCAGATACATCGGTATCTTGAAAGGTATTGGTGTTTCAGAACGTGCTATTGAGATTGCGTACGTGCTCCAAGCTGCGTTCTATGCGCTTGTAGGCTCCCTGATAGGTGCACTCGTCACGTACGGTTTCCTAGTCCCATACTTTGACAACAATCCAATTCAATTCCCTTTCAGCGATGGTGTCCTTGTTGCCGACCCACTGAGTACTTTTTATAAATTCCTGACACTCTTTATTATTACCCTTATCGCTGGCTTCCTACCTGCATGGCTCATTACCCGCCAAAACACCCTTAATTCAATCCTTGGACGCAAATAG
- a CDS encoding FtsX-like permease family protein → MLNLRIGLFLGLRQMQHTNPWTTILIIIVIVFTFLNLVVVSGILSGIVDGAMKATRSEGLADIIINPLAGESAIKESARIFGILDTFSEIQSYSPRYTNLATIEANYKERRDLSIDPDIISITMTGINPVKEAETVAIESIISEGEYFKEGESGYIILGKYAIDRYAVEFGSVFPSLENVYPGDTVRVTAGDRSEEFVVKGIIDSKIDLISFSMFMPEKEFRRLFGRDDHNVNQIIVRLKPGEDEDVVKKALQMTDIRLFTRVETFTESLPKYILDVSKTFDVLGLFVGVIGIIVASITIFIIIFINALSRRRQIGILKAIGMSKESIEYAYVIQAGTYTIIGAALGLFLTYFFLIPYFIENPIDFPYSYVSLSLTDTDLFLRAGALICVTLIAGFVPAWLITRQNTLNAVLGRK, encoded by the coding sequence ATGCTCAATCTCCGCATTGGACTATTTCTAGGCCTGAGACAGATGCAACACACGAATCCCTGGACAACAATACTTATTATTATTGTCATCGTATTCACGTTTCTCAATCTCGTCGTTGTCAGTGGCATTCTTTCAGGTATCGTTGATGGCGCTATGAAGGCAACCCGTAGTGAGGGGCTTGCGGACATTATCATTAACCCCCTCGCTGGTGAAAGCGCCATAAAGGAATCAGCACGCATCTTCGGAATACTCGATACATTCTCCGAAATTCAATCGTATTCACCCCGCTATACAAATCTCGCGACGATAGAAGCAAACTACAAAGAACGTCGTGACCTCAGTATTGATCCAGACATTATCTCTATTACCATGACAGGTATTAATCCTGTGAAGGAAGCAGAGACAGTCGCCATTGAGTCGATTATCAGTGAGGGCGAATACTTCAAAGAAGGAGAGAGTGGTTACATCATACTCGGAAAATATGCAATAGACCGTTATGCCGTGGAATTTGGAAGTGTATTTCCCTCACTTGAAAACGTATACCCTGGTGACACCGTGCGTGTCACTGCAGGAGATAGAAGTGAAGAATTTGTGGTAAAAGGAATCATTGATTCAAAAATTGATCTCATCTCTTTCAGTATGTTCATGCCTGAGAAAGAATTTCGCCGACTTTTTGGTCGCGATGACCATAATGTTAATCAGATTATCGTTAGATTAAAACCAGGAGAAGATGAAGATGTAGTAAAAAAAGCATTGCAAATGACTGATATACGTTTGTTCACTCGCGTAGAGACTTTTACAGAGTCATTACCAAAATATATACTTGACGTGTCGAAGACGTTCGACGTTCTTGGTCTATTTGTTGGTGTCATTGGTATCATCGTGGCGTCTATTACTATTTTTATCATTATTTTCATCAACGCACTTTCACGGAGACGGCAAATTGGTATCCTCAAAGCGATTGGCATGAGTAAGGAGAGTATTGAATACGCATACGTCATACAAGCAGGAACATACACCATTATCGGGGCGGCACTTGGTCTCTTCCTCACATATTTTTTCCTTATTCCCTACTTCATAGAGAATCCTATCGACTTCCCCTATTCATATGTGTCTCTTTCACTCACCGACACCGATCTTTTCCTTCGTGCAGGTGCACTCATATGCGTAACACTCATCGCTGGATTCGTTCCCGCATGGCTCATTACAAGGCAAAATACACTCAATGCAGTGCTTGGTAGAAAATAA
- a CDS encoding HlyD family efflux transporter periplasmic adaptor subunit, producing the protein MQKILSFFRVHWIRILLLLLLITMVGIYMYSKHTDIPNWVTTTVETGTVSKIISVSGTMNATKSADLSFPSGGIVETITAKEGDVVLQDAELVTLERDALLAEYQDAYGALLIAQADQRELASGIRPEERKINETKVAIAKEELARVTKSSDDKVANAYRTLLSSDLVARPIDKDNDDTAPTITGTYTCAEGTYTLSLFRSGAKSGYSYRLSGLESGTYTAYTDSPGNLGTCGFSIQFADGVSYRSADWTITIPNTESAPYVTNSNAYILAQTERNNAVESAAQNLKLAEQNATLDTATPREEAIARARARVLQTEARVQKIQAELKDRILSAPFDGTITNIEPVVGETVGVEPVVTMISRDVFELTALVPEIDVTKITPGQKAHVVFDARVGETLIATITVISPLAREIDGVSYFETKLMLDTSSSWLQSGLNADIDIIIESRENVTRIPSRFLVTEGKNPSVLIQSGTVTQSIPVTLIFEGNDGYVEVSGINPGDTIIAP; encoded by the coding sequence ATGCAAAAAATTCTCTCGTTCTTTCGTGTACATTGGATTCGTATACTTTTGCTCCTGCTCCTCATAACTATGGTGGGGATATATATGTATAGCAAACACACTGACATACCGAATTGGGTTACCACGACAGTCGAAACTGGTACTGTCAGCAAAATCATTTCGGTCTCGGGCACCATGAATGCCACCAAAAGTGCAGACCTCTCCTTCCCCTCTGGGGGTATTGTTGAAACAATCACCGCGAAAGAAGGGGATGTGGTACTGCAAGATGCAGAACTCGTCACACTCGAGCGCGATGCACTTCTTGCTGAATATCAAGATGCATATGGCGCACTCCTCATTGCACAAGCAGACCAAAGAGAACTCGCTTCTGGTATCCGCCCCGAAGAACGAAAGATAAATGAAACTAAGGTCGCTATCGCAAAAGAGGAACTCGCACGTGTAACCAAATCTTCAGACGATAAGGTAGCAAATGCATATCGCACACTCCTTTCTTCAGATCTCGTCGCTCGACCTATTGACAAAGACAACGATGACACCGCACCCACCATTACGGGTACGTACACGTGTGCCGAAGGTACCTATACCCTTTCTCTATTTCGCTCGGGAGCGAAATCAGGTTATTCATATCGCCTCAGTGGCCTTGAGAGTGGCACATACACTGCGTATACCGATTCTCCAGGAAATCTTGGCACGTGTGGCTTTTCAATTCAATTTGCAGATGGAGTGTCGTATCGCAGTGCTGATTGGACCATCACTATTCCGAACACAGAGAGTGCTCCCTACGTCACTAATAGCAATGCCTATATTCTTGCACAAACAGAGCGTAACAACGCCGTAGAGAGTGCGGCCCAAAATCTAAAACTTGCAGAACAAAATGCCACTCTCGACACCGCAACACCACGTGAAGAAGCTATCGCCCGTGCCCGCGCACGTGTCCTTCAAACAGAGGCGCGTGTCCAAAAAATCCAAGCGGAACTGAAAGACCGCATTCTTTCAGCACCATTTGACGGCACCATTACCAACATTGAACCTGTTGTTGGAGAGACTGTTGGTGTAGAGCCGGTCGTCACTATGATTTCACGCGATGTCTTTGAACTCACGGCACTCGTCCCTGAAATCGATGTTACGAAGATTACTCCCGGGCAAAAAGCGCACGTCGTCTTTGATGCACGGGTAGGCGAGACGCTCATAGCAACCATCACCGTCATCTCCCCTCTTGCCCGCGAAATTGATGGTGTTTCTTATTTTGAAACAAAACTCATGCTTGATACGTCTTCTTCTTGGCTCCAAAGCGGGCTCAATGCTGACATTGATATCATTATTGAATCGCGTGAAAATGTCACCCGTATTCCTTCACGTTTTCTCGTTACTGAAGGTAAAAATCCCTCGGTGCTCATCCAAAGTGGTACTGTAACACAATCAATCCCTGTCACGCTTATCTTTGAAGGCAATGATGGGTATGTAGAAGTGAGTGGCATCAACCCTGGCGACACCATCATCGCCCCTTAA